In one Brevibacillus composti genomic region, the following are encoded:
- a CDS encoding FtsZ/tubulin family protein, whose protein sequence is MREGIEQLATTYATGLHSQQDSENGQRSILNPVLFLFVGDDSLEALQAVYALNERQWENHAGALYLHAGTGCGTGPGTSDGPGHSTSPTTGQGTASTAGHADRIYTCPLPRLQTARHTLRRNLYQQFYERETLRIEMNKIMKKVSIHLAEAAKHCSQVQHVNLAVVARADDPATVLMPELVLLMKSYLAEVFKYVTVDLYTLIQEKSSGEEFGFSASLGVSFLEELTAYQESGYRFREALQVTEDHVTLEVAHEGPLFSLMYLLSDKNERGLFADRGQQENYELISRLVLLNNKPAESELEEGNESYNKHQFTRSIGVDSGHAAFATAGLSRVRQPREAIALTVLAHVCDDFLQRMKETALPDMAELLEGLELTPRHIQREVRSLLPDGSKLDEMSGLMTAGISYAELKGMTLKEAEQALFRGSSQAFFDRHFAERARSQLEHLQKQRRLTGLLRDIVVDEPRWGLYAACLLTSAPETGSAKSSIRAELLARIRETTRLLEETRAEWEELYRERVEQQDWKLGGIFTRDKERVRSLIRHLLPHLYEKRYELLGLELELELLRSYEQEVEELHDRLRQDWERLEALQRQLRELAEKHVSEASDYLGKNIHEYYGMIAREALASLEARRGPFFYWEDRSAVPPSRIVQAADASVLIERLTELCRREIWSRAPFALPFEDELLARANVAVAYENREVLTKEELFADLYRALEERAAVHVEIFHFSQKHRYEEKYFFADNRSEFIQYVIGREQGFRTCKQGYLHEAGKSGIEKLNLMGGFAKNDLMYYRNNKKYYDSYVANGFAFHRREEGVSI, encoded by the coding sequence ATGAGGGAAGGAATCGAACAGCTCGCGACGACATACGCCACGGGACTTCATTCACAGCAGGACAGCGAAAACGGGCAGCGAAGCATACTGAACCCCGTGCTGTTCCTCTTTGTCGGGGACGACAGCCTGGAAGCACTCCAGGCTGTTTATGCCCTTAATGAACGACAGTGGGAGAATCATGCCGGTGCGCTCTATCTCCATGCCGGCACGGGCTGCGGTACTGGCCCCGGCACCAGCGACGGCCCCGGCCACAGTACCAGCCCCACCACCGGCCAAGGCACCGCTTCCACCGCCGGTCACGCCGACCGCATCTACACCTGCCCGCTGCCCCGGCTCCAGACGGCCCGGCATACGCTGCGGCGGAATCTCTATCAACAGTTTTACGAGAGGGAGACCCTGCGCATCGAGATGAACAAGATCATGAAAAAAGTGAGCATCCATCTGGCAGAAGCCGCGAAGCACTGCTCGCAAGTCCAGCACGTCAATCTGGCCGTTGTCGCCCGTGCCGATGACCCGGCCACTGTATTGATGCCGGAGCTGGTGCTGTTGATGAAAAGCTATCTCGCCGAGGTATTCAAGTACGTGACAGTAGACCTCTACACGTTGATCCAGGAAAAGAGCAGCGGCGAGGAGTTCGGGTTCTCCGCCTCTCTGGGCGTCAGCTTTTTGGAGGAGCTGACCGCGTACCAAGAGAGCGGCTACCGATTCCGCGAAGCGCTGCAGGTGACCGAGGATCACGTCACCCTGGAGGTGGCGCATGAGGGTCCCCTCTTTTCGCTGATGTATCTGCTCTCCGACAAAAACGAGCGGGGGCTGTTTGCGGACAGAGGCCAGCAGGAGAATTACGAGCTCATCAGCCGGCTGGTCCTGTTGAACAACAAGCCGGCGGAGTCGGAGCTGGAAGAGGGCAATGAAAGCTACAACAAGCATCAGTTTACGCGCAGCATCGGCGTAGACAGCGGCCATGCCGCCTTTGCTACCGCAGGCCTGTCCAGGGTGCGGCAGCCCCGGGAGGCCATCGCGCTGACGGTGCTGGCCCATGTATGCGATGACTTTCTCCAGCGCATGAAAGAAACGGCTCTCCCCGATATGGCCGAACTGCTGGAGGGGCTGGAGCTGACACCCCGCCACATCCAGCGCGAGGTGCGCTCCCTCTTGCCGGATGGCAGCAAGCTGGACGAGATGAGCGGCCTGATGACGGCTGGGATCAGCTACGCCGAGCTGAAGGGCATGACGCTCAAGGAAGCGGAGCAAGCCCTGTTTAGGGGGAGCAGCCAGGCGTTTTTTGACAGGCATTTTGCCGAGCGGGCCCGCAGCCAGCTGGAGCATCTGCAAAAGCAACGCAGACTGACCGGGTTGCTCCGCGATATTGTCGTGGATGAACCGCGCTGGGGCCTGTACGCTGCCTGCCTGCTTACATCGGCACCGGAGACGGGAAGCGCCAAGAGCAGCATCCGGGCCGAACTGCTCGCCAGGATCCGGGAGACCACTCGGCTGCTGGAAGAGACTCGCGCAGAGTGGGAGGAGCTGTACCGGGAGCGGGTGGAGCAGCAGGATTGGAAGCTGGGCGGCATTTTTACCCGGGATAAAGAGCGTGTGCGCAGCCTGATTCGCCATCTCCTGCCGCATCTGTACGAGAAGCGCTACGAGCTGCTCGGACTGGAGCTGGAGCTGGAGCTCCTCAGAAGCTACGAGCAGGAGGTGGAAGAGCTCCACGATCGGCTCCGGCAGGATTGGGAGCGGCTCGAAGCGCTGCAAAGGCAGCTGCGGGAGCTGGCCGAAAAACATGTGAGCGAGGCATCTGATTACCTGGGGAAAAACATCCACGAATACTACGGTATGATCGCGAGGGAAGCCCTGGCCTCCCTGGAGGCGCGCAGGGGCCCGTTTTTCTACTGGGAAGACCGCTCGGCTGTCCCGCCATCCCGGATCGTGCAAGCCGCCGATGCTTCTGTGCTGATCGAACGGCTCACAGAGCTCTGCCGCCGCGAGATATGGAGCCGTGCCCCGTTCGCCCTTCCCTTTGAGGATGAGCTGCTCGCACGCGCCAATGTCGCGGTGGCGTATGAAAACAGAGAGGTCTTGACCAAAGAAGAGCTGTTTGCCGATCTTTACCGGGCTTTGGAAGAGAGGGCGGCGGTGCACGTGGAGATCTTCCACTTTTCGCAAAAGCACCGCTACGAAGAAAAGTACTTTTTTGCGGACAATCGCAGTGAATTCATCCAATACGTGATCGGACGGGAGCAGGGCTTCCGCACCTGCAAGCAGGGTTATCTCCATGAAGCAGGCAAAAGCGGGATTGAAAAGCTGAACCTGATGGGCGGCTTTGCCAAAAATGATTTGATGTACTACCGCAACAACAAAAAGTATTACGACTCCTACGTGGCCAATGGCTTCGCATTTCACCGCCGGGAAGAGGGGGTATCCATATGA
- a CDS encoding vWA domain-containing protein: protein MIQKRISVPLVMSSLFGGLVGFGIGEILLHRLSGELAEWLLVGLYIGQFAFFVGLFCLIAEMISPKLNGMGWRQRYAGFSWKMLVPATFVMLGIAGLLFQLLYGSTFQRAAGSDSIVMLLDTSGSMRDTDPDDQLFAAAADLIGRMDHDMRVAVITFQDDARVLQPMVSLGDPAAREAVLQKLRDHEAPGGGTNIEAALQRALELVQDPASGAGNSTVVLMSDGYSSVNMGRALPPYQEQQIPIHTVGMSQVSADGTNLLKQIAAETGGTYTDVVNTQQLSAAFGQIYELNRQERNLLTERTGADSGRMLYAVERVAFVTVIGALLGLALGLIFDNKFIAKSFSIGGAVAGVLAGLVLEAGFASAALPDFVLRMLADLLLALVLALWSVSVSAPASGQASDRGSFSRRRYAPAQSLDAGSSGSKRFH, encoded by the coding sequence ATGATTCAAAAAAGGATCAGCGTGCCGCTGGTGATGTCCAGTCTCTTCGGCGGACTCGTCGGGTTTGGCATCGGGGAGATTTTGCTGCACCGGCTCTCGGGAGAACTGGCGGAGTGGCTGCTGGTGGGACTGTACATCGGGCAGTTTGCCTTTTTCGTCGGGCTGTTCTGCCTGATCGCCGAGATGATTTCGCCCAAGCTGAACGGGATGGGCTGGCGGCAGCGTTACGCCGGATTTTCCTGGAAAATGCTTGTCCCCGCGACGTTCGTGATGCTGGGGATCGCCGGTCTTTTGTTCCAGTTGTTGTACGGTTCCACCTTTCAACGTGCGGCTGGCTCCGACAGCATCGTGATGCTGCTGGACACCTCCGGCAGCATGAGGGACACGGACCCGGACGACCAGCTTTTTGCGGCAGCCGCTGATCTCATCGGCCGCATGGACCATGACATGCGTGTGGCCGTTATCACCTTCCAGGACGATGCCCGCGTGCTGCAGCCGATGGTGTCTCTGGGCGATCCTGCCGCACGGGAAGCGGTGCTGCAGAAGCTGCGGGATCACGAAGCGCCCGGTGGGGGCACGAACATCGAAGCTGCCCTCCAGCGGGCTTTGGAGCTGGTGCAGGACCCGGCATCGGGAGCGGGCAACAGCACCGTCGTTCTCATGTCGGACGGGTACAGCAGCGTGAATATGGGCCGCGCCCTGCCTCCTTATCAGGAGCAGCAGATTCCCATCCACACGGTCGGGATGAGCCAGGTCAGCGCGGACGGCACCAATCTGTTGAAGCAAATCGCGGCCGAAACAGGCGGTACATACACGGACGTGGTCAACACCCAGCAGCTTTCCGCCGCTTTCGGCCAAATTTACGAGCTGAACCGGCAAGAACGCAATCTGCTGACGGAGAGGACAGGAGCAGACAGTGGCCGCATGTTGTATGCGGTGGAGCGCGTCGCCTTCGTGACGGTCATCGGCGCTTTGCTGGGGCTCGCCCTTGGACTTATTTTTGATAACAAATTCATAGCCAAAAGCTTTTCGATCGGCGGCGCGGTGGCCGGGGTGCTGGCCGGTTTGGTGCTGGAGGCGGGGTTTGCCTCCGCGGCTCTTCCGGACTTTGTGCTTCGCATGCTGGCGGATCTGTTGCTTGCTTTGGTGCTGGCCTTATGGAGCGTGAGCGTGTCGGCTCCGGCGAGCGGCCAGGCGTCGGACCGCGGGAGTTTTTCGCGGCGACGCTATGCACCGGCCCAGAGCCTGGATGCCGGGTCCTCCGGATCGAAGCGGTTTCACTAG